DNA from Leptospira bandrabouensis:
GATTAAGTCGGCAAGTGAAATTTTGTTCTCAGACTCATTGAATTCGGATTGGATTTTTTCCAATTTTTTCAATGTTTTTGCGAGTTCTTCCGGATCATTGACTGCCCAGTTTTTTTGAGGTTCTAAACGAATCCTTGCTCCATTGGCTCCACCTCTCATATCTGTGCTGCGAAAACTTGCGGCCGAGGCCCAAGCCGTTTTTACAAGCTCAGGAATCGTTAATCCTGATTTTAAAATTTTAGCTTTAAGAGCTTCAATTTCTTTTGTTCCAACTAACTTATGGTCTACGGCTGGTAAAGGATCTTGCCAAATGAGTGGTTCTTTTGGTAAATCTTTTGAAATGTATCGAGAAAGGGGACCCATATCTCTATGAGTGAGTTTAAACCAAGCCTTAGCAAAAGCGAGTTCAAATTCTTTTGGATTTTCTTGGAATTTTTTTGCGATTACTTTGTAACTTGGGTCAAATTTTAAAGCCAAATCAGTTGTAAACATGATAGGAGCATGACGAAGTGTTTTGTCATGGGCATCCGGAACCATATTGGCACCGGCTCCATCCTTAGGAATCCATTGGATGGCACCTGCTGGACTTTTTGATTGCACCCATTCGAAACCAAACAAGTTGTTTAGGTATTGAGTGGTCCATTTAGTTGGATTGGCGGTCCAGGCACCTTCGAGTCCACTGGTAATCGTATCTTCCGCATTTCCTTTTTTATAGTTATTTTTCCAACCAAACCCTTGTTCTTCGATTCCTGCTGCTGCTGGTTCTTTACCTACATGTTTGGATGGATCTGCTTTTCCATGAGCCTTACCGAAAGTATGGCCACCAGCAATCAGAGCTACGGTCTCCTCGTCATTCATAGCCATTCGGCCAAAGGTTTCCCTGATGTCTTTAGCGGCCGCTAGTGGGTCTGGGTTTCCGTTAGGTCCTTCTGGGTTGACATAAATAAGTCCCATTTGTACGGCACCAAGTGGATTTTTTAATTTTCTTTCACCTTCGTATCGTTCGTCGGCCAACCATTTTTTTTCTGGTCCCCAGTATACTAGGTCGGCTTCCCAATCATCGGTCCTTCCACCGGCAAACCCATAAGTTTTGAATCCCATTGATTCGAGAGCGACGTTTCCTGTTAAAACCATTAGGTCTGCCCAAGAGATTTTTTTTCCATATTTCTTTTTGATAGGCCAAAGGAGACGACGGGCCTTGTCTAGGTTTGCGTTATCGGGCCAACTATTCAGTGGCTCAAATCTTTGTTGTCCGCCGCCGGCGCCTCCCCGTCCATCAGAGATTCGATAGGTTCCGGCGCTATGCCAAGCCATCCGAATGAAGAAGGGGCCGTAGTGACCATAGTCAGAAGGCCACCAATCTTGTGAAGTTTTCATCAAGGTTTTAATCTCTTCTTTAAGTTGTTGGAGGTCTAGTTCTTTGAATTCTTTGGAGTAGTTGTATTGTCTACCCATTGGGTTTGATTCCGCTGCATGTTGGCGGAGTGGGGCTAAATCGAGTCGTTCTGGCCACCAAAACTGATTGGAGATGTTTTGGCGTTCCATGACGCTCGAAGGTTCTTTTGTGTCTGTCGCTCCCAATGGGCTCAAAACGAGCACCAAGAGGGCCATTGTAGAAATTTTTAACGTTCTCATATTGACCTTCACTTTCTAGATTTAGTATAGATTTAGATTTAATCTAGTTATTTGGGGCAAGCAATTTTTTAGATTTAGTCTAAATTTAAACTGTTGGAGGCAGAAATTCAATAGTTTGTCAAGGGGAACGGTAAAAAATTCTGAATTCGATTCTTTTTAGGGACTGAGACGGTTTGGCCTTTGGGAGAAGGAAGTCAGGTTACCCTACAAAATCGGAAGTTGATTTCGATTTGTCACTTGGGGAAAACGATGAGTTTATTAGAGCTAAAATTTAATATATGTTCGCTTGAAAGGAGCTAACATATATTAATTTCTATAGCAAAACAAATGTTTTGTTGTAAAAAAAAACAAAACATTTTTAATTTAGAAAATATAAGTTATACATTATATTCAGGAAGGTGCATGTTTGTTTTTTAATGATTCTATTCTCTCATATTTCCCTAAAACATTGTTTCGAATCATTCTATTTATGTTTTTAACAGTGTTTAGTTACCACTGTGGTTTACCCACAGGTAATGATTGTTCCAAAGCCAAAGATGAAGCAGCTATTTGTGAATTAGCAGTTTATGTGGCCTACCCTAGTTGCGTGAAAGAAGATCGTAGAACTTCTTATCAATACCCATCTAACCCAACAACTTATACGGTAAAAGTGAGTGATACTGGGTGCGAACTGACTCGTTTCGCTTTAACCCAAAGCTGTAAAGACCAGAAAAAAAAGAAATGTGGTGAATAATTTTCATCCAAATATCTTTAGATTGATAGATCTGACTTTTGGAACTTTGGTAAATGCCATTTCCAATGGAGGGAATTGTTTTTGACTCCTTGGTCCTAGTATTTCAAAAATCTTTCAGATCCTTCCCTATCCAATGGAAAAATTCTATCCGAAACAGATGATCTCGGTTAGAATTTGTCTATGGGTTATAAAACAATCCTCGGCACCAAAACCTACCAATTCCCCGATTTAAAAGACCTTTTGGCCAAAGCGAGTACTCATCGCTCTGGTGATGTCCTTGCGGGACTTTCGGCAAAAAGCCAAGAAGAAAGAGTGGCCGCACAAATGGCCCTTGCTGATGTTTACCTTTCTGAATTTTTAAACCTGGAATTAATTCCAGCAAACAAAGATGAGGTGACAAAACTGATATTGGAATCTCATAAAAAAGAGGATTTTTTATCGATTTCTCATCTTACTGTTGGTGGGTTTCGTGATTTTTTGTTAGCTGAATCAACTGATGCTGAGGTAATTACTTCGATTCGATGGGGCATTACCCCTGAGATGGTAGCTGCCGTATCAAAACTAATGTCCAACCAGGATTTAATTCTTGTTAGTAAGAAAATAAACATCATTACAAAATTTAGAAATACGATTGGTTTACCTGGCAGACTCTCAGTTCGGTTGCAACCCAATCATCCTACAGATGATCCAAAAGGAATTGCAGCAAGTCTTTTGGATGGGTTATTACTCGGAAGTGGAGATGCTGTGATTGGAATTAACCCCGCCACTGATAATATTCCTACTTCCATTACACTTTTAGAAATGTTGGACAACCTCATTCAAAAGTATTCCATTCCTACCCAATCCTGTATTTTATCTCATGTAACTACTTCCATGGAAGTTATGAAACGAGGAGCACCTTTGGATTTGGTTTTTCAATCGATAGGTGGATCAGAAGACTTAAATAAAAGTTTTGGTGTTAGTTTATCCATTTTGGATGAAGCAAGACAGATGGCTTTGTCTCTTGGACGTGGGACTGTTGGCGATAACGTTATGTATTTTGAAACGGGACAAGGAAGTGCTTTGTCTGCGGGTGCCCATCATGGAATTGACCAACAAACTTTAGAAGTACGAGCTTATGCTGTTGCCAGAAAGTTTTCCCCCCTTCTTGTAAACACAGTTGTTGGTTTTATCGGACCAGAATATCTATATAATGGAAAACAAATCATTCGAGCAGGTCTTGAGGATCATTTCTGTGGAAAGTTACTCGGCCTTCCTATGGGAGTGGATATTTGTTATACCAATCATGCAGAAGCAGACCAAGATGATATGGATACACTTTTGACACTTTTGGGTGTTGCTGGATGTACATATATCATGGGAATTCCAGGTGCCGACGATGTGATGTTGTCTTACCAAAGTACTTCCTTTCATGATGCTTTATATTTAAGGCAAGTTTTAGGATTAAAACCTGCACCTGAGTTTGAACGTTGGTTACTTGATAGAGGAATTTTTACCAATGAAAATGGGTTTTTCCCGAAGGAAAATCGAAACTTGAATTTACTCGAAGATTTATTAGGAAAGTAAAGTTATGACTTTTTTAGAAGAATGGAAACTATTGACTCAAGCAAGGATTGGTTTAGCGCGGTCTGGTGGATCTATTTCCACAAAAGATATGTTACGTTTTCGGTTGGATCATGCGAGGGCTAGAGATGCAGTTTTATTAAGTCCCGATTTTGCAAAGTTATTAAAAGAACTGGAAGATTTAGGAAAACCCAAATCCATTCCTTCTTTATTTTTAGAAAGTCAAATCAGTTCAAAAGAGGAATATTTGATGCGACCTGATTTAGGAAGGCGATTGTCTTTAAACTCGCTTGAAAAGATTAGGAAATTTTCTGGTGAATATGATTTGGTTTTGGTTGGAGTTGACGGCCTTTCAGCAAAGGCACTAGATGAGAATTTTATTCCTTTTATAACGAAATTAATGAATTCGTTAAGTAACACTGGTATACGAATTGCTCCCCTTATACTTTCGAAGTGGGGGCGGGTTGCCATTGGAGACGAAATTGGAGAAGTATTAAATGCGAAGGTATCTGTTGTCATTATCGGTGAACGTCCAGGCCTCTCTTCTGCTGATAGTTTGGGCGTATATATCACCTATCATCCGCAAGTTGGTAAAACAGATGAAAGCCGTAATTGTATTTCTAATATTAGGCCTAGTGGTTTTGGATTTGAAAGTGCTGTGAAAAAAACAATCTATCTAATCACTGAAGTTATACAAAGAAAGTTGTCTGGTGTAGGATTAAAAGATGAAATGCCACCTGAATTTTTATTACAATCCAAAGATAACAAGGTGATTGGCAATTCTCATTAACATAAAGTTTCACAATAGAAAAAATGAAAAAGATAGGAACAGAAGATTGACAGATTTGGTGCTTTCCATTGATCATCAAAGTAATTCCGGGAGGAATGAGGTGAAACTCCTCAACTGACGGTGCAACCGTGAATTCTCATCCTTATCGATTTTGGATGGAAAAGTCGGATCTTCCCACAAATGAATCGCCCGTAAACGATCATTCGTTCCTAAATTTTTCTAAGGGATCCCGGACAAAGAATTAGGAATCTCTAACTTGCGTGCAAAAATATCAGTTAGAGATCTCTTTTGAAAGGAGATTTTCTTGGAAGATTATAATACCAAACAATTAAAAAATAACAATTTAGTCCATAGTGATGGCAAACATGAGAATAAAATTTGCCCTCATTGTCTGCGAATTTTTGAATGTAAAGTGGGCTCCATTAGCCTATGCCAATGTACGAAAGTGAATCTTTCCTTAGAAGAAAGAGAATACTTGGCGACACAGTATGCCGATTGTCTTTGTTACCAATGTATGGAAACTTTAGCATTTGAATTTAGGAAAGGTAAATCCTATAAGGTTACCTCTTGACTTTTTATAGAATAAAAGGAACCAATCGTTTGTCTTAAACATATAAGTTCGCCAAATGATAGTATTATTTTATTCATTCTTTTTATTTAAATTGTAAATTTGAATGGTAAAAAAAATAAGCACAGAGCTTAATTAGTTAAAGTTAGGTTAAACTTTTCCAGATGAGTGTTTTCTTCTTAGTCCCTTTGTTTGCATCCTTGGCAAATATAAGTTGTTTTATTGAAAATATTACACGTGATCATCGCTTCCATAGACTCCTGAGTGTTTTTTATTTTACCATAGGCGTTCAGAATGCTGCCACAGCAGCCCTTTGTTTTGCACCTGATGAGACCACTGGTCTTGCGTTTTGGATCTTTCAGTGCCATTCTTTTTTTCTATTGGCTCCCGTGTTAGTTGCTATTTGTTCGTTTTGTACTGGAAGAAAATTAATGAATCAAGGAACCGTTGGCATTGCAATTTATGCATTGGTTGTTGATTTGATATGTTCTTCGATACCGAAAACTGTGGTATACGGTTTTGCTAAGTTTCCTTTTGGAATGGCACCCTTACTCACTGATGTTGGTGGTATACTTGGCGGTTCAGTGCATTTTTTTGCAATCTCATTGTCATTATACTTTGTATTAATTCCTTTGGAATGGAATGTATTTTTTGAAAGACGTACCTTTATCATTGCCTTGTGTGTTTGGTGGATTGGTCTTTTTTCTAATTTTTTACCTATGTATGGATTTAATTTTCCTCCCCTTCACCCTGTAGTAGATGCCACTTTGTCTGTATTATTTTCTATTTACCTAAATCGGTTTAATGCATCTAAACCAAGTATTTATGGTTTTATTGCTTCCATCTTGATATCGCTTGCTGTTGGCTTACTCATCGGGATTTTAGTTTTAGGAATTCTTCCTAAATTTAGCTATAAAGAGTATATGATTTCCATTGTTACGACATTGACGAGCCTTGTGTTTTTTTCCTACTTGTTGAAAACTACACTAAAAGACAATAAACCAAATCTAAATTTTTCACTTCCACTGGAGAGTTATGGATTGTCGAAACAAGAACTTCGAATTTGTGAATTGATAGCGGAAGGTCATAGTCGTTCTTTCATTCGATTGATTCTGAATGTTTCTGACGGAACTTTACGAAACCATCTAAAAAACATTTATGGCAAAGTATTACCTGAATCAAATTCAACATCCAAAGACCAACTCCAACGTTTAACGGTCTTTTTATCGAAACAAAAAATCAATGTATCATAAGATATCGAACTAAATAAACGTTTTGTTAATTCGAAATATTGATTCAATTTTTATTGTTCTACACAAACTAACTCTCGATTCACGGAACAATTTTGTAGTCCTTTTCCTGCTGTTAGGGTCACAATATCTTGAGTATATGCATCTCCAGCGGTTCCAAGTTCAGAAGCAGAGTTTGTAGTCCACTTCAAACAAACACCATCTAAGTTGGTTGTCCAATCTGTATTGAGACCGGTCCAATGGTCGGAGCTAATGGTTGTTATTGGAGCAGATAGGGCTGATGTAAATAATCCTTTGGCGTTGGATGTTTCTATATTGATCCCACCTGGCCTGATATAAGCTTGATTGGGTTTAAAAACCCAATCCATTTGACCATCTCCTAAATTAGCAGTGATACTGGCTCGACGTGAAATCCCATCGACAACCATTGCTTTGTAAGTACCAGAACCAGGGTAGTTTGGGTCAGAGTGGCAACTAGAGTCAAAGTTTGATGCTTTACCGATATTTGCAGGGTAACCATTCTGAGTTATGAATATAATACATTTTAAACAGGAGGGTTGGCAGTTGATTTCAATATCTCTTATGTTTTTATTGGAAACTGTCCCCGTAGAATTTACCAACTCACAGAAGTTACCTTCCGCTTGGCTGCCAAAATTAACTTCGTAATGAGCACCTTTTGGAATCTGGATGGGAAAAGAGAATTCTGTGCTACCAGAAGGAATCGTAATTGAATTATTATGATTTAAAATCAATGTCAAACCGCTCCCAGTTAATCCAAAAATTTTTCCACCAACAGTGAAGTCTGTTTGATTAAACGAATTCGCGGATAAACAAAGAGGATTTGAGTCGCTGAGTATGAATTTTGCGGCAATGGTTTTTTCATAAGATTTTGAACTTATATCACATGTGTTTTCTAGTTCCGATGGAGAACAATTTGTGACCAAGCTGATTACAAAAATGAGGCCCAAAGTAAAATCAGAAAAGGTATGGAAATGGTAAAAAAGTTTTTTAAACTTTGGTTCTTTTGTAATTGGTTTCGAATGATTTTCAATCCCAGATGTCCTTTGGATTTTTGTTACAAAGTAACATCTGGAATTTGTTAATTTGTTATCATTCATTGGGAATACTTATATATCCATTTGTGATGGTAAACTGAAATGGTTGGCCCATAATTAAGGTGGATTCCACTCTCGCACACAGGAGTTCTTTATTTTGAATGTTGAAACTTGTTTTAATTGTATGAAAGCCGGCATTTGGGATTGGGATTTCTAAGTCGGCAAAAGGGGCAATTGTTTCTGGCAAACTTCTCGGACTGTATCCAATTATATCTAAGTTAAGAGATGACCCCTGAACCGGTAAGTTGAACTTTGCAGTAAGCTCTATGGTATCACCTTCCTTTGTAGCTTCAATGCAGTGGTCATTACAGTCCCCAAAAAATGCCGGTGTCTTTGGTGCATCCGCACACTTTCTTGCATGTCCGATTCTTAGTTCTTTTGTTGCGATTCCAAATTCATTTTTTGCCACAACGAACACTTTGTATTTTTTATCAGAATCACAAAGGTAAGTAAAACCAGAAAAGTTACTAGTTGTGCGTTTCAAAGTTTCTATTGCATTCGTTACTGTTCCATCTGGATTTAATGCCATATTGTTTTTTCCAAAATAAAAATTAATTTCAGTATTTGCGGGAACTGGTTTCTGGAAGCTAACGCTTGTTTTTTGAAATTGTAATAATCCCTTGGTGGAGTAGGGGTCGTCTGCTGGATTTGCAGGATTTGTGATATAAGTAACTTCATTGAGTAATGGAGGACTTGCGGGGATCTCACCGACTCCTATAGGAGTTTCCGTTCCTGAACCTGATTGATTCCCTCCAAGGTTTGCCGATGTATTTGGTTCCGCTGCAACGAGCAATGGCACAAGAATGGTTTTGGGATCGGGAGAAGTTCCTTCACACTTTAAGACAGAAAGTGAAATCACAGTCCAAGTTAAAACCGGTAGGTTCCAACGTAGAAACTGAATGGATCTTTGGTATAACCTGTCACAATGTAGATTGGTTTGGTTGGATGTTTTCATGCCACCCAAGGTAACATGGTCCTATTGTTTATACCATGTCCCGGATGTCACGTGTAGGAAATTTGACCTATCCCAAATGTCATGTTTGAATCCCATTGAGTATATTTCTTGCTTAGAATGTTCGCCGTTTCCTTCCCCTTGGCGAAGGATCAAAAAAAGGTATTTCAGCAAGAAAGTTTCCCTTTTAGCTAACTATTTTACTTGCACTTAAATCCCTATTTGATAATAGTTTTCCAAATGGATAACTATCAAACTCCCCAACTTTTACTCTATTACCATCCTCTCGCATCTTTTTGTCATAAAGTTCTCATCGCTTTGTATGAAAATGGAACAGAGTTCGAACCTCGATTGGTGGATTTATTATCTGAAGAATCCAGTGCGGAGCTCTTCGCTTATTGGCCCGTGGGAAAAATCCCTCTCCTTCGGGATCGTTTCAGGGAAAAGACGGTCCCTGAGACCACGATTATTATTGAATATTTAAATGAATTTTATCCAGGAAAAGTGAAGCTGATTCCTTCTGAATTTCCTTTGGCCTTAGAGACAAAACTGTGGGATCGATTTTTCGATCTTTATGTCAGTGAACCTATGCAGAAAATTGTGGTCGATCGTTTGCGACCCGAAAACCAAAGAGATCATTTAGGTGTGGAACAAGCTTACCAAAAACTTCCGATTGCTTATGGTATGCTTGAGGCAAAATTGAATTCTCAGCGCTTTATTGCTGGTGATCATTTTAGTATGGCAGATTGTTCTGCAGCTCCTGCATTATTTTATACAGATACAATTTTAAGTTTCCGGAACTCTTATCCAAAACTCACCGCCTATTTTGAAAGGCTATTGGAAAGACCTTCCGTCAAACGAACGATAGCTGAAGCTGAGCCTTATTTTTATATGTATCCTTTATTTGATCAAATTCCAAAACGATTTCTAAAAGAAAAAAAGTAAAGACACCTTTTTCCCTAAGAAAACTATGAATCGATTCCGCTATGAAGTATAATACACAAGGTTTGGAACATATTTTTCATGCACTCGCCGATCGTAGTCGATTGCAGATGGTCGAACGATTGAGTCTTGGTCCTGCTTCTGTAAAAGAATTAGCTGAACCACTCACGATGGCCTTACCTTCCGTTTTAAAACATTTAAAAGTGTTAGAAGATGGAGGGCTTGTTATTTCCGAAAAGACAGGTCGAGTTCGCACGTATCGATTGGATCCTAAACAACTGACAGGAATTGATTCTTGGATAGAAGAAAGGAAGACCGCCTGGAATCGCAGTTTTGATCGTTTAGGAAATTTTTTAATCGAAACATCGGAAGAGAATTCCGACGGAGCATAAAAGTGAAAGAAAAACAAGTCAGAAATTCAACATTTACGATTGAAAGGATTTTACCTGCTTCCAAAGAAAGGGCCTTTGCTGCTTGGGCTAACCCTGATTCCAAAAGAAGATGGTTTGCTTGTCATGATGACTGGAAAACTGTCGAATTCGGTTTGGACTTCCAGGTTGGTGGAAAAGAAACGAACCTTGTATTAACACCAGCCGGAAGTCGTCATGTATTTGATGCCACTTATTATGACATCATCCCGAATGAAAGGATTGTATATGCTTTCGGAATGTATGTAAATAACATTCGCATCTCTGTTTCTTTGGTAACTGTGCTTTTTGAGTCAGAAATAATTGGTAGAACAAAGATGATATTTACCGAACAGATTGTACTTTTACAAGATCCAAAGGTTTCAGGTTTTTCTACTGAAGAAGAAATCCGCGGTCGTGTGGAAGGAACTAATGCTGGATTTGACAGATTGGAAAAGGAATTTACCTAAGGCAAACTGGAAAACCTTAGGTTGTATCTCTTATAATGATTCTACTAAAGAATCAAACTGGATATAAAAATTCATAAAATGTGCCATTGACCATAGGAACTCTAATGTTTTTTAGATCATGATTTGCATTCATTTCTAGAAACTGGGAAAATGTTTTTTCAGGTTTATAAAAATATTTGGATCTTGCTTGTTCCAAAGAATGGATTGCATTTTGGATGTTGGTTTCTCTTGATTCACTTGGTTTGTAAAATTGAAAGAGTTGTCGGTTTTTAATTGAAGCAGGTAGTGAACATTCCCAACAGATTTCTTCTTCAATTGATAAAATCTCATCATAAAGATCTGAATCTTTGTTCGGCCCACCAAGTGCCAATAACGCTTCAGAAAGCTCATAGTATTCTTCCAAAAGTGATTCAATGTATTCCATTTATTGTTAACCTCAGTAAAAACAGAATACAAGCTAGGTAGGACAAAATGCGTTTGTCCTGAGAAAAAAAATAAAAAAAATCTGATTCTAAAACTCAAATTGAGACAAAAAAGGGATCTATTTCCTCGTATAATTCCTAAGAAAACTACCAAAGTCTCTTGTTTTAGAATTTTGATGCGGATTTACATAGTTAAGCAAGTATTTAGTACAAAATGTCTTTTCCGAAATCTTCTTTAGAAAAAACTAAAGAAAATATTCAGAATTGCTAAATTTTTAGTGATTGGTTTGGATCATTATAATACAAATGAACAGAAACATTATATGACAAATTCTACTTCTAATTCTCAAAAATCCGTAAAAGAAAAAATCAACACAAGTAGGGCAATTGGAATTAAAGGCCAACTTATGTTATTTATATTTTTGATTCTATCAATTGTCCTTACTTGTATCTTTTATATTTCCTATACAACTGCAAAAGAGCAGGTTTTGAATGTCGGTGAAGAAATGTTTACCAACGTACTTAAGGATGCGGTTGGACTTGTGGATGCTTTAAACGAAAGAGTTAAGGCAGGTGACATGACATTAGAAGAAGCTCAAGACATGGCCAAAGAATACATTGTCGGACCAAAGATGCCAGATGGGAATCGTGATATTTCCAAAACTAAAATGTCTACAAATGATTATATGTATCTTTGGGGGATCACACCAGAAGGGATTGCTACTATGCATCCATTCAATATCGAAGGTGCTAATATTTGGGATTACCAAATCGAAGGAAAATACACTGTGCGAGATACTTGGGGAAACCCAAAGGCGACTGGATACCCGTTACGTGAAATTTGGCAAAACCCTGGTGAACCTATTTATACCTTTATGGCTTACCAAGCTTATTATAAACCTTGGAATTGGGTCATTGGAGCCGGTGGACGTGAGCAGATCATTTACGAAAGAAGATTACGTGGAATGCAAATTGTTTTTTTGGTTAGCGCCGCAATCAGTTTAACCTTATCGATGTTATTCTCCTATATCCTTGCTTCCTTCATTGCAAAAAGAATTCAGAAAATTAAATTTGTTGTGGAGAAGGCAAGCGAAGGAGACCTCCGCGAAAAAGTCGATTTAGCATTTAAGGATGAATTTGGAATCCTTGGTGATGACTTTAATAAAATGGCAAATAACTTACGAGAGATGATGAAACATGTATCTAATTCTTCCGTTAAAGTGGCTGAGTCAGCAAAAGAAATGTACATAGGTGCAGAACATTCTTCTGCCGTTGCTGGCAGCATTGCTAAATCCATTCAACAGGTTGCGGTAAGCACAGAATCTCAATTGGTTGCTTTTACAGAAAATAAACGGGCCATGCTTGAGAACGCGCAAGCTGTAGCAAAAATTGCTGAATCTACTGCAACCGTTTCTGATTTAGCGAATGGAGTTTTGGAAAAAGTACAAGAGGGAAGAAATGTTATTGGAACTACCATTAAACAGATGGCAGTTGTTAATTCTTCCGTAAGTGGTATATCGAGCAGTATTCATGTGTTAGGTGAGAATTCGAAAGCCATTGGACAAATTGTAGAAACGATCAATCAAATTGCAAGCCAAACTAATTTACTGGCACTCAATGCTGCCATTGAGGCGGCAAGGGCTGGAGAACAGGGAAGGGGTTTTGCGGTAGTAGCGGACGAAGTTCGAAAGTTGGCAGAACGTTCGGAAGATGCAACGAAACAAATCAGTGTATTGATTGGGGAAATTCAAAAAAACACATCATCTGCGGTAGCGATGATGGAAAATGGCAGTAGGGAAGTCGACCAAGGTGTTTCAATGGTAAACGAAGTAGGTCAAACTTTTGAAAGGATTGCCGGATCAATTGAAAAAGTAACTGATGAAATGCAAGGGGTTTCTGCCACTACAGAAGAAATTTCTGCGAGCACGGAAGAATTAAATGCATCGACCGAACAATTAGCACAAATTTCCAATGGAATTTCTGATAGTACGCAGGCCATTGCAGCTTCTTCTGAAGAACAACTTGCTTCCTCCGAAGAAGTAACTGCTGCCGCAAACAATTTAGGTGTGCTTGCCGATGAGTTAAAGTCGGAAATCGAGAAGTTTAAAATATAATAAACTTCTATTTTTTTCTATTTTTGAGTTTTATATAATCCTTAAGGTTTTGAACTGTTCAGTGTAAACTTTGGGGATTGTGAAGAAAACTTTTTTCTATTTACATCTACCAAACATTTTTGATAATCAATGTAAGTTGGTAACTTATGTTTAAAAATCGAAAGTTATATATCTGGGTTTTTCTAATAATTATTATCGTCGTTGTTTTAATCTTCAAACCAAAAGACGAAGGTTCATCATATTCAGAATATTTCTCCG
Protein-coding regions in this window:
- a CDS encoding DUF1554 domain-containing protein gives rise to the protein MNDNKLTNSRCYFVTKIQRTSGIENHSKPITKEPKFKKLFYHFHTFSDFTLGLIFVISLVTNCSPSELENTCDISSKSYEKTIAAKFILSDSNPLCLSANSFNQTDFTVGGKIFGLTGSGLTLILNHNNSITIPSGSTEFSFPIQIPKGAHYEVNFGSQAEGNFCELVNSTGTVSNKNIRDIEINCQPSCLKCIIFITQNGYPANIGKASNFDSSCHSDPNYPGSGTYKAMVVDGISRRASITANLGDGQMDWVFKPNQAYIRPGGINIETSNAKGLFTSALSAPITTISSDHWTGLNTDWTTNLDGVCLKWTTNSASELGTAGDAYTQDIVTLTAGKGLQNCSVNRELVCVEQ
- a CDS encoding cysteine-rich CWC family protein encodes the protein MEDYNTKQLKNNNLVHSDGKHENKICPHCLRIFECKVGSISLCQCTKVNLSLEEREYLATQYADCLCYQCMETLAFEFRKGKSYKVTS
- a CDS encoding helix-turn-helix transcriptional regulator, whose protein sequence is MSVFFLVPLFASLANISCFIENITRDHRFHRLLSVFYFTIGVQNAATAALCFAPDETTGLAFWIFQCHSFFLLAPVLVAICSFCTGRKLMNQGTVGIAIYALVVDLICSSIPKTVVYGFAKFPFGMAPLLTDVGGILGGSVHFFAISLSLYFVLIPLEWNVFFERRTFIIALCVWWIGLFSNFLPMYGFNFPPLHPVVDATLSVLFSIYLNRFNASKPSIYGFIASILISLAVGLLIGILVLGILPKFSYKEYMISIVTTLTSLVFFSYLLKTTLKDNKPNLNFSLPLESYGLSKQELRICELIAEGHSRSFIRLILNVSDGTLRNHLKNIYGKVLPESNSTSKDQLQRLTVFLSKQKINVS
- the eutC gene encoding ethanolamine ammonia-lyase subunit EutC, which translates into the protein MTFLEEWKLLTQARIGLARSGGSISTKDMLRFRLDHARARDAVLLSPDFAKLLKELEDLGKPKSIPSLFLESQISSKEEYLMRPDLGRRLSLNSLEKIRKFSGEYDLVLVGVDGLSAKALDENFIPFITKLMNSLSNTGIRIAPLILSKWGRVAIGDEIGEVLNAKVSVVIIGERPGLSSADSLGVYITYHPQVGKTDESRNCISNIRPSGFGFESAVKKTIYLITEVIQRKLSGVGLKDEMPPEFLLQSKDNKVIGNSH
- the katG gene encoding catalase/peroxidase HPI — its product is MRTLKISTMALLVLVLSPLGATDTKEPSSVMERQNISNQFWWPERLDLAPLRQHAAESNPMGRQYNYSKEFKELDLQQLKEEIKTLMKTSQDWWPSDYGHYGPFFIRMAWHSAGTYRISDGRGGAGGGQQRFEPLNSWPDNANLDKARRLLWPIKKKYGKKISWADLMVLTGNVALESMGFKTYGFAGGRTDDWEADLVYWGPEKKWLADERYEGERKLKNPLGAVQMGLIYVNPEGPNGNPDPLAAAKDIRETFGRMAMNDEETVALIAGGHTFGKAHGKADPSKHVGKEPAAAGIEEQGFGWKNNYKKGNAEDTITSGLEGAWTANPTKWTTQYLNNLFGFEWVQSKSPAGAIQWIPKDGAGANMVPDAHDKTLRHAPIMFTTDLALKFDPSYKVIAKKFQENPKEFELAFAKAWFKLTHRDMGPLSRYISKDLPKEPLIWQDPLPAVDHKLVGTKEIEALKAKILKSGLTIPELVKTAWASAASFRSTDMRGGANGARIRLEPQKNWAVNDPEELAKTLKKLEKIQSEFNESENKISLADLIVLGGNTAIEEAAKKAGIKVTVPFTPGRTDAKVEQTDVYSFSVLEPKADAFRNYYGPGNSLSPTEMLVDRSNLLSLTIPEMTVLLGGMRSLDGNAGKSKHGILTNRPGVLSNDFFVNLLDMSTKWQKSSQADGLYEGLDRKTGAKKWTATSVDLIFGSHSELRAVAEVYAADDGKDKFVKDFVSAWNKVMMLDRFDVKK
- a CDS encoding ethanolamine ammonia-lyase subunit EutB, translating into MGYKTILGTKTYQFPDLKDLLAKASTHRSGDVLAGLSAKSQEERVAAQMALADVYLSEFLNLELIPANKDEVTKLILESHKKEDFLSISHLTVGGFRDFLLAESTDAEVITSIRWGITPEMVAAVSKLMSNQDLILVSKKINIITKFRNTIGLPGRLSVRLQPNHPTDDPKGIAASLLDGLLLGSGDAVIGINPATDNIPTSITLLEMLDNLIQKYSIPTQSCILSHVTTSMEVMKRGAPLDLVFQSIGGSEDLNKSFGVSLSILDEARQMALSLGRGTVGDNVMYFETGQGSALSAGAHHGIDQQTLEVRAYAVARKFSPLLVNTVVGFIGPEYLYNGKQIIRAGLEDHFCGKLLGLPMGVDICYTNHAEADQDDMDTLLTLLGVAGCTYIMGIPGADDVMLSYQSTSFHDALYLRQVLGLKPAPEFERWLLDRGIFTNENGFFPKENRNLNLLEDLLGK